The genome window GAGATTTCTCCCGAGTGTTTGAAGAGCTATGCTGAGATAGCCTGAAAATGCTTGATGGATGAATGAGTAGAAAGGCCTGCAATGAGTGATGTGATTTGTAGCCTATAATTTTCATTGCAGCTTCAGGAAAAAGCGGACGGCTTCCTATCTACCTCGCTGCACAGAGACACAGAATCAAACACGACGTCTGAGATTAGTAGCGAAGGAATTTTCTCTTCCTCTAGTGAAATTGCACCTAAACTGTAATATAACTGTAATGCGTCGATTCAGTTTCTGAAAAGGAAAATGCTTAATATCATGCACTACATTTACCACACTTATAAATTTGTCATTCATGTGGCaagttttaattgatttttttttcttttttatttcatattttaatcaCTTAAAACTTGTCACTTCAGAAATGACAAATTTATAAGTGCTAAATATAGGGACACTATGGATGATCTTTCTGGAAAATATCATACGTTATAGCTCGTCTAGTTACTCGTTAGGCTTTTGCACTTGCAGCTCAGTGGAAGCAGCAAACTAACCCTGCATCAAACAGACCCACAGAAGTATCATAAACCTGCCAAGTACACACTGATATAATAACCTAAACTTACAATAAAACCTAAATCACAGGCATTTCAACCAGCCAACCTAAttaaacatgcatgcatgcatgtgtagAAATTTCAAAGGCTGCTCCCAACCATTACACTCATCCTCTACAAATTTCTTTCCAACTCTGCAACAATTCAAGAGCAGCCAACATATATAAACTTAGGATTGTGATGAATCCACAGTTCTGAATTTGGTATCGTTAATTATTCCTCAAAATCTCCTTCACTATCTTCCTTCTAGTTCCTCTTTAAGTTCATCCTCAAGTACATCTTCAGCATTTCTCTGAAATTAGATAGATACAAGAATATATTAAAGATGGGAACGAAACAGAAATATTAAAATAGCACAAAAAAGGTTTAgtgagttatatatatagatacccAAATATTGTAGGCACGAACAACAAGTCCATTATTTCCGTAATCTCTTTGCACTTCTTGTATTTGGTTGGCAGAGTTGACAAGCCGAGAATAACAATGACACAACTCAATCAACTTTAGAGTGAGTATATCTTCAAAACTAGAAGGGATTGCTTCCAATTCATAACATTCTTTAAGAATTAGGCTCTCAAGGACATGGAAAACATTATTACCAGTGGCTTCCCAGTGCATCAAATCTGATCCGTAAATAAGCAATGATTTTAACTGACGAAAACTACCTTGAGTTAGTTCCCAGTGTGGTCCTTGGCAAGCTCCATTTTTAAGTTTAAGCACCTGGAGGTTAGGCAACATACCAATAACTATCATAGCATCCCATGGCACCAAAGTTCCCTTCAGTTTCAATTTTTTGAGCTGTACTGGAAAAGCATACACAACCGGAAGAAACATAGGATTGTGTCTGCTTTCAATTTTTAGTTCCTCAAGTTGATTTAAACACCTCAAATTATCCAAACAATTGGGCTCTCCAAATTCCACACTACCCTCCATGAAAATTCCCATCACTTTTGCATTCGGAATGCTCAAAAATACTTGCTCTGTGCATTGGAATGGACGCAACCATTGAACTGTCTGTATGCATTGATGAACCACAGTTGGAGTACCCAACACAATTGTTCTGCAAAATTGGAGATGTCTCAACTTTGGCAACTCCCAAATTTCAGGTATCAAAGGTTTGGGGTCTTCTGCACTTGTACTGACACCCCAA of Ipomoea triloba cultivar NCNSP0323 chromosome 3, ASM357664v1 contains these proteins:
- the LOC116011677 gene encoding putative late blight resistance protein homolog R1A-10; its protein translation is MYPKLEVHTGFNRYGSLFCFHDDGHMTPQLYQLPATPHFKKLRVLDLGSLHFITGIPSYVADLILLRYLALRPSKSLNSLPLLKDWNLQTLVLLENWGVSTSAEDPKPLIPEIWELPKLRHLQFCRTIVLGTPTVVHQCIQTVQWLRPFQCTEQVFLSIPNAKVMGIFMEGSVEFGEPNCLDNLRCLNQLEELKIESRHNPMFLPVVYAFPVQLKKLKLKGTLVPWDAMIVIGMLPNLQVLKLKNGACQGPHWELTQGSFRQLKSLLIYGSDLMHWEATGNNVFHVLESLILKECYELEAIPSSFEDILTLKLIELCHCYSRLVNSANQIQEVQRDYGNNGLVVRAYNIWRNAEDVLEDELKEELEGR